One genomic region from Vanacampus margaritifer isolate UIUO_Vmar chromosome 2, RoL_Vmar_1.0, whole genome shotgun sequence encodes:
- the gbx1 gene encoding homeobox protein GBX-1: MQRPGGQGTAFSIDSLIGTPQPRPGHLLYTGYPMFMPYRPLVIPQALSHSPLSSGIPPLAPLASFAGRLTNTFCASLGQGVPSMVALTTTMPNFSDPPDTFYPPQELPGPRLSAAEPGARRQESPHSDEMHRREKSADLLNFSETFQTISGETKLYSSDDEKADLKSGEAACSDRDDSSADSENESFSDGNTCGPLSQKGKLKLGPHDALPPGASSAGKSRRRRTAFTSEQLLELEKEFHCKKYLSLTERSQIAHALKLSEVQVKIWFQNRRAKWKRIKAGNVNNRSGEPVRNPKIVVPIPVHVNRFAVRSQHQQIEQGTRP, encoded by the exons ATGCAGCGACCAGGAGGGCAAGGGACTGCCTTTTCCATCGATTCCCTCATAGGGACCCCCCAGCCCAGGCCGGGACACCTGCTCTACACGGGCTACCCCATGTTCATGCCCTACAGACCGCTGGTCATCCCGCAGGCCTTGTCGCACTCGCCTCTGTCGTCCGGGATTCCTCCGCTGGCGCCGCTGGCTTCGTTCGCGGGCCGCCTCACCAACACCTTCTGCGCCAGCTTGGGCCAAGGTGTGCCATCCATGGTGGCCCTCACCACCACCATGCCCAACTTCTCGGACCCGCCGGACACTTTTTACCCGCCGCAGGAGCTGCCGGGCCCGCGTCTGAGCGCCGCGGAGCCCGGCGCGAGGAGGCAGGAGAGCCCGCACTCGGACGAGATGCACCGCCGGGAGAAAAGCGCAGACTTGCTCAACTTCTCGGAAACTTTTCAGACGATATCAG GCGAGACCAAACTGTACAGTTCCGACGACGAGAAAGCGGACCTGAAGTCCGGCGAGGCCGCGTGCAGCGACCGCGACGACAGCTCGGCGGACAGCGAGAACGAGAGCTTCTCGGACGGCAACACGTGCGGGCCTCTTTCCCAGAAGGGCAAACTGAAACTGGGGCCCCACGACGCGCTGCCTCCCGGCGCCTCCTCGGCGGGCAAGAGCCGCCGGAGACGAACCGCGTTCACCAGCGAGCAGCTGCTCGAACTGGAGAAGGAGTTCCACTGCAAAAAGTACCTTTCGCTCACCGAGCGCTCGCAGATCGCGCATGCGCTCAAGCTGAGCGAGGTCCAGGTGAAGATTTGGTTCCAGAACCGCCGCGCCAAGTGGAAACGCATCAAGGCCGGCAACGTCAACAACCGCTCGGGGGAGCCCGTGAGGAACCCCAAAATTGTGGTGCCCATCCCGGTGCATGTCAACAGGTTCGCGGTAAGGAGCCAGCACCAGCAGATAGAACAAGGGACGCGGCCGTGA